The Saccharopolyspora gloriosae genome has a segment encoding these proteins:
- a CDS encoding glycosyltransferase yields the protein MASTRRPILFVSYPESGLLNPLLVLAEEMSRRGVQDLYFATDDNRADDVAALKADSPVEFVPLGPVVPEMSAVTWDDETYREVTQRSRFKAHRAVIRHTFSPEARIDKYRALEKAVEEIRPALMVVESMCSYGYELAITKNIPFVLGVPFMPSNVLTSHVPFGKSYTGPDFPVPHSGLPYEMNFRQRLQNRLFKFRTLGMFLTAELRERAARDQRIRDELGIAKEAGGFMPRIEQAAMVLCYSVRELDYPFTVPDTMRLVGTMVPPLPQAPDDDGLTRWLGAHESVVYMGFGTITRLTADQVESLLEVTRRLGERDTHVLWKLPAEQQHLLPDELPANLRVEKWVPSQLDVLAHPSVKLFFTHAGGNAFHEGLHFGKPLVVRPLWVDCDDQAVRGEDFGVSLTLDRPETIDVADVLDKLVRVLDERSFRDRAQRFGRLLHDAGGREAAADLLQALPALSDQEAKGLSE from the coding sequence ATGGCGTCGACCCGGCGGCCGATCCTGTTCGTCAGCTACCCGGAGAGCGGTCTGCTGAACCCGCTGCTGGTGCTGGCGGAGGAGATGTCCCGGCGGGGCGTGCAGGACCTGTACTTCGCCACCGACGACAACCGGGCCGACGACGTCGCTGCGCTCAAAGCCGACAGCCCCGTCGAGTTCGTCCCGCTCGGACCGGTGGTGCCGGAGATGTCAGCGGTGACCTGGGACGACGAGACCTACCGGGAAGTGACCCAGCGATCCCGCTTCAAGGCGCACCGCGCGGTCATCCGGCACACCTTCTCCCCCGAGGCGCGCATCGACAAGTACCGCGCGCTGGAGAAGGCCGTCGAGGAGATCCGGCCCGCGCTGATGGTGGTCGAGAGCATGTGCTCCTACGGCTACGAACTCGCCATCACCAAGAACATCCCGTTCGTGCTCGGCGTTCCGTTCATGCCGAGCAACGTGCTCACCTCGCACGTGCCGTTCGGCAAGTCCTACACCGGGCCGGATTTCCCCGTCCCGCACTCCGGACTGCCCTACGAGATGAATTTCCGGCAGCGGTTGCAGAACCGGCTGTTCAAGTTCCGCACCCTCGGCATGTTCCTGACCGCCGAGCTGCGCGAGCGCGCCGCGCGGGACCAGCGGATCCGCGACGAACTCGGCATCGCGAAGGAAGCGGGCGGGTTCATGCCGCGCATCGAGCAGGCCGCGATGGTGCTGTGCTACTCCGTGCGGGAGCTGGACTACCCGTTCACGGTGCCGGACACCATGCGGCTGGTGGGCACGATGGTGCCACCGCTGCCGCAGGCACCGGACGACGACGGGCTGACCCGGTGGCTCGGCGCGCACGAATCCGTGGTGTACATGGGATTCGGCACCATCACCCGGCTCACCGCCGACCAGGTCGAGTCGCTGCTGGAGGTCACCCGCAGGCTCGGTGAGCGCGACACCCACGTGCTGTGGAAGCTGCCCGCCGAGCAGCAGCACCTGCTGCCGGACGAGCTGCCCGCGAACCTGCGGGTCGAGAAGTGGGTGCCTTCCCAGCTCGACGTGCTCGCCCACCCCAGCGTGAAACTGTTCTTCACCCACGCCGGCGGCAACGCGTTCCACGAAGGACTGCACTTCGGCAAGCCGCTCGTCGTCCGTCCACTGTGGGTGGACTGCGACGATCAGGCGGTGCGCGGCGAGGACTTCGGCGTCAGCCTCACCTTGGACCGGCCGGAGACGATCGACGTGGCGGACGTGCTGGACAAGCTCGTCCGGGTGCTCGACGAACGGTCGTTCCGGGACCGCGCCCAGCGGTTCGGCCGGCTGCTGCACGACGCGGGCGGCCGGGAGGCGGCGGCCGACCTGCTGCAAGCCCTGCCCGCGCTCTCCGACCAGGAGGCGAAGGGCCTATCGGAGTGA
- a CDS encoding type I polyketide synthase, whose product MQRMTIPRTTSPAGDDSPAADDPIAVVAMACRFPGAVRSPEDLWELVTSDSGAASGFPEDRGWDLAGLRAACAVDSGGFLADATEFDAEFFGISPREALAMDPQQRLLLEVSWEAFERAGIDPVSLRGTRTGVFAGLHGQDYAVAAEGAAEDVSGHAVTGFSTAVASGRLAYLLGLAGPAITVDTASSSSLVAVHTAARAIRAGECSLAVAAGVQVMSTPASFVGYSRQGGLAADGRCKPFSDDADGTAWSEGAGVVLLEPLSRARAAGHEVLAVLRGSAINSDGESAGLTAPSETAQRAVLRDALADAGLNAADVDAVEAHGTGTALGDPIEATALLATYGQDREIPLLLGSVKGHLGHAQAAAGMAGLIKTVLALGRDRLPGILNLSGPSTRVDWTSGAVEVLADAAPWPRADRPRRAGVSSFGISGTNAHVILEQAAPVVPPEESVPSVTPAAVPMPVSARSDAALDVLLDQVADLAESGSAPVDVGWSLVTRRTGFDRRAVLLSTADGAVEVARAAVSEGSSAVVFSGQGSQRLGMGRELYARFPVFAAAFDEVLAELDRHLQRPLREVIWGEDAAELNRTGHAQPALFAVEVALFRLAESHGVRPDHVGGHSVGEVAAAHVSGALPLPDAAKLIAARGRLMQELPVQGAMVAIQAAEHEISPLLTENAGLAAVNGPESVVVSGGAEEVFALAEHFTDLGRKTNRLRVSHAFHSPLMEPMLARFREVVRGLSFAEPEIPVVSNLTGALARPGELADPEYWVRHVREPVRFADGVAALHEQGVTRFLELGPDGVLSGMVRDSVPGSPVIVVPALRRDRDEEAAWVTALARLHVTGMPVDWREVFTGTGARPVALPTYPFQRERFWPTKTATTGSGIVPVPERPALAPEPEPDLTERLASMPRGKRTPFLLDLVRTEAAAVLGHRKPDRVGPDRVFKDMGFESLTGVELRDKLGAATGLRLPSSLVFDRPTPNSVAEYLTGHLADDASLEAELAAWELRLDASPEDPAQRDRLAAQLDRLAAKLRDGAPDTDTDIADASLDRLLDLIDEEFVA is encoded by the coding sequence GTGCAGCGCATGACGATCCCGCGTACGACGAGCCCGGCCGGTGACGATTCGCCGGCTGCGGACGACCCGATCGCAGTGGTGGCGATGGCGTGCCGTTTCCCCGGTGCCGTGCGGTCACCGGAGGACCTGTGGGAACTGGTCACCTCGGATTCCGGGGCGGCGTCCGGGTTTCCGGAGGACCGGGGCTGGGACTTGGCGGGGTTGCGCGCGGCCTGCGCCGTGGACTCCGGTGGTTTTCTGGCCGATGCGACCGAATTCGACGCGGAGTTCTTCGGAATCTCGCCGCGTGAGGCGCTGGCGATGGATCCGCAGCAACGGTTGCTGCTGGAGGTCTCCTGGGAGGCGTTCGAGCGCGCGGGCATCGATCCGGTGTCGCTGCGCGGTACGCGCACGGGCGTGTTCGCGGGCCTGCACGGGCAGGACTACGCGGTGGCCGCCGAAGGGGCGGCCGAGGACGTGAGCGGGCACGCCGTGACCGGCTTCTCGACGGCCGTGGCCTCGGGGCGCCTGGCTTACCTGCTGGGGCTGGCGGGGCCGGCGATCACGGTGGACACCGCCTCGTCGTCTTCGCTGGTGGCGGTGCACACGGCGGCGCGCGCGATCCGGGCGGGCGAGTGCTCGCTGGCGGTGGCCGCCGGGGTGCAGGTGATGTCCACGCCCGCCTCGTTCGTCGGGTACTCCCGGCAGGGCGGGCTGGCCGCCGACGGGCGCTGCAAGCCGTTCTCCGACGACGCCGACGGCACCGCGTGGTCCGAAGGCGCCGGGGTGGTGCTGCTGGAGCCGCTGTCGCGGGCGCGGGCGGCCGGGCACGAGGTGCTGGCGGTGCTGCGCGGTTCGGCGATCAACTCCGACGGGGAGTCGGCGGGCCTGACGGCCCCCAGCGAGACGGCGCAGCGGGCGGTGCTGCGGGACGCGCTGGCCGACGCCGGGCTGAACGCCGCCGACGTGGACGCGGTGGAGGCGCACGGCACGGGAACGGCGCTGGGCGATCCGATCGAGGCGACGGCGCTGCTGGCGACCTACGGGCAGGACCGGGAGATCCCGCTGCTGCTCGGCTCGGTCAAGGGGCATCTGGGGCACGCGCAGGCCGCCGCGGGCATGGCCGGTCTGATCAAGACGGTGCTGGCGTTGGGCCGGGACCGGTTGCCGGGCATCCTGAACTTGAGCGGCCCGTCCACGCGGGTGGACTGGACGTCCGGTGCCGTGGAGGTGCTGGCCGACGCCGCGCCGTGGCCGCGCGCGGACCGGCCGCGGCGCGCCGGGGTGTCGTCGTTCGGCATCAGCGGCACCAACGCGCACGTCATCCTCGAACAGGCCGCTCCCGTTGTGCCGCCAGAGGAATCCGTCCCGTCGGTGACGCCGGCCGCCGTGCCGATGCCGGTCTCGGCGCGGTCGGATGCGGCACTGGACGTGCTGCTGGATCAGGTCGCCGACCTCGCCGAGTCGGGTTCCGCGCCGGTGGACGTGGGCTGGTCGCTGGTGACCCGGCGGACCGGCTTCGACCGGCGTGCGGTGCTGCTGAGCACCGCCGACGGCGCGGTGGAGGTGGCTCGCGCAGCGGTGTCCGAGGGTTCGTCGGCGGTGGTGTTCTCCGGTCAGGGTTCGCAACGGCTCGGCATGGGCCGGGAGCTGTACGCCCGGTTCCCGGTGTTCGCGGCGGCGTTCGACGAGGTGCTGGCGGAACTGGACCGTCACCTGCAGCGCCCGCTGCGCGAGGTCATCTGGGGCGAGGACGCCGCCGAGCTCAACCGCACCGGACACGCGCAGCCGGCGTTGTTCGCCGTGGAGGTGGCGCTGTTCCGGCTCGCCGAATCCCACGGGGTGCGCCCCGATCACGTCGGCGGCCACTCGGTCGGCGAGGTCGCCGCCGCGCACGTTTCCGGCGCTCTGCCCCTACCGGACGCGGCGAAGCTGATCGCGGCTCGCGGCAGGCTGATGCAGGAACTTCCCGTCCAGGGCGCGATGGTGGCGATCCAGGCCGCCGAGCACGAGATTTCCCCGCTGCTCACTGAGAACGCGGGGCTGGCGGCGGTGAACGGTCCGGAGTCGGTGGTCGTCTCCGGCGGCGCAGAGGAGGTCTTCGCGCTCGCCGAGCACTTCACCGACCTCGGCCGCAAGACGAACCGGCTGCGGGTGTCGCACGCGTTCCACTCGCCGCTGATGGAGCCGATGCTCGCGCGGTTCCGCGAGGTCGTGCGTGGATTGTCCTTCGCCGAGCCGGAAATCCCGGTGGTGTCGAACTTGACCGGTGCGCTCGCGCGGCCGGGTGAGCTGGCCGATCCGGAGTACTGGGTGCGGCACGTGCGGGAACCGGTGCGCTTCGCCGACGGCGTCGCCGCGCTGCACGAGCAGGGCGTGACGCGGTTCCTGGAACTGGGGCCGGACGGTGTTCTTTCCGGCATGGTGCGGGATTCCGTGCCGGGCAGTCCCGTCATCGTCGTTCCGGCGCTGCGCCGTGACCGCGACGAGGAGGCCGCGTGGGTGACGGCGCTGGCCCGCCTGCACGTGACCGGGATGCCCGTCGACTGGCGGGAGGTGTTCACCGGCACCGGTGCGCGCCCGGTGGCGCTGCCGACGTATCCGTTCCAGCGCGAACGGTTCTGGCCGACGAAGACCGCGACGACGGGCTCTGGAATCGTCCCGGTACCCGAACGTCCCGCGCTCGCCCCGGAACCGGAACCCGACCTCACCGAGCGCCTCGCGAGCATGCCGCGCGGTAAGCGCACCCCGTTCTTGCTGGACTTGGTGCGCACCGAGGCGGCGGCGGTGCTCGGCCACCGAAAACCCGACCGGGTCGGCCCGGACCGGGTGTTCAAGGACATGGGTTTCGAGTCGCTGACCGGCGTGGAACTGCGCGACAAGCTGGGCGCGGCGACGGGCCTGCGCCTGCCGAGCTCGCTGGTCTTCGACCGCCCCACCCCGAATTCCGTCGCCGAGTACCTCACCGGCCACCTCGCGGACGACGCCTCGCTGGAAGCCGAACTGGCGGCCTGGGAACTGCGCCTGGACGCGTCCCCGGAGGACCCGGCGCAACGCGATCGCCTGGCGGCTCAGCTGGACCGCCTCGCGGCCAAGCTCCGCGACGGTGCACCGGATACCGACACCGACATCGCGGACGCCTCGCTCGACCGCCTCCTGGACTTGATCGACGAAGAGTTCGTCGCCTGA